Proteins encoded together in one Lepeophtheirus salmonis unplaced genomic scaffold, UVic_Lsal_1.4 unplaced_contig_3068_pilon, whole genome shotgun sequence window:
- the LOC121131229 gene encoding cuticle protein 18.6-like — protein MVSKAIALFFVLASALADTQYQPPTYTYPDTFQQPSSTSPLRTDPYSYQYAVQDVESGNDFSAQESSDGQVVSGSYRVLLPDGRVKVVTYEVEGGSGFVADVKYEGTPYYAVGPQAKYV, from the coding sequence ATGGTTTCAAAGGCAATTGCTCTCTTTTTCGTCCTGGCATCAGCTCTTGCAGACACTCAATACCAACCTCCTACCTATACCTATCCCGATACCTTCCAACAGCCCTCCTCTACATCTCCATTAAGGACCGATCCCTACTCTTACCAATATGCCGTCCAGGATGTAGAATCTGGCAATGACTTTTCAGCTCAAGAGTCATCTGATGGACAAGTTGTCTCGGGATCATACAGAGTACTCCTTCCCGATGGTCGAGTTAAAGTTGTAACTTATGAGGTTGAAGGAGGAAGTGGTTTTGTGGCTGATGTAAAATATGAAGGAACACCTTACTATGCTGTTGGTCCACAAGCAAAATATGTCTAA
- the LOC121131230 gene encoding cuticle protein 18.6-like, giving the protein MVSKAIALFFVLASALADTQYQPPTYTYPDTFQQPSSTSPLRTDPYSYQYAVQDGPSGNDFSAQESSDGQVVSGSYRVLLPDGRVKVVTYEVEGGSGFVADVKYEGTPYYAVGPQDKYV; this is encoded by the coding sequence ATGGTTTCAAAGGCAATTGCTCTCTTTTTCGTCCTGGCATCAGCTCTTGCAGACACTCAATACCAACCTCCTACCTATACCTATCCCGATACCTTCCAACAGCCCTCCTCTACATCTCCATTAAGGACCGATCCCTACTCTTACCAATATGCCGTCCAGGATGGACCATCTGGAAATGACTTTTCAGCTCAAGAGTCATCTGATGGACAAGTTGTCTCGGGATCATACAGAGTACTCCTTCCCGATGGTCGAGTTAAAGTTGTAACTTATGAGGTTGAAGGAGGAAGTGGTTTTGTGGCTGATGTAAAATATGAAGGAACACCTTACTATGCTGTTGGTCCACAAGACAAATATGTCTAA
- the LOC121131231 gene encoding cuticle protein 18.6-like: MVSKAIALFFVLASALADTQYQPPTYTYPDTFQQPSSTSPLRTDPYSYQYAVQDGPSGNDFSAQESSDGQVVSGSYRVLLPDGRVKVVTYEVEGGSGFVADVKYEGTPYYAVGPQTKY, from the coding sequence ATGGTTTCAAAGGCAATTGCTCTCTTTTTCGTCCTGGCATCAGCTCTTGCAGACACTCAATACCAACCTCCTACCTATACCTATCCCGATACCTTCCAACAGCCCTCCTCTACATCTCCATTAAGGACCGATCCTTACTCTTACCAATATGCCGTCCAGGATGGGCCATCTGGTAATGACTTTTCAGCTCAAGAGTCATCTGATGGACAAGTTGTCTCGGGATCATACAGAGTACTCCTTCCCGATGGTCGAGTTAAAGTTGTAACTTATGAGGTTGAAGGAGGAAGTGGTTTTGTGGCTGATGTCAAATATGAAGGAACACCTTACTATGCTGTTGGTccacaaacaaaatattaa
- the LOC139907493 gene encoding cuticle protein 19.8-like → MVSKVIVLFLVLGSALAAPQYQSPIYTSTQSPEPYSYQYAVQDVESGNDFSAQESSDGQVVSGSYRVLLPDGRVKDVTYHVEGDSGFVADVKYEETPYHAVGPQAKYV, encoded by the coding sequence atggttTCAAAGGTAATCGTTCTCTTTTTGGTTCTTGGATCCGCTCTTGCAGCTCCTCAATACCAAAGTCCCATCTATACATCTACTCAATCCCCTGAGCCCTACTCTTACCAATATGCCGTCCAGGATGTAGAATCTGGGAATGACTTTTCTGCTCAAGAGTCATCTGATGGACAGGTTGTCTCTGGATCCTACAGAGTACTTCTTCCCGATGGTCGTGTTAAAGATGTAACTTATCATGTGGAAGGAGACAGTGGCTTCGTTGCTGATgtcaaatatgaagaaacacCTTACCATGCTGTTGGTCCCCAAGCCAAATATGTTTAA
- the LOC121131227 gene encoding cuticle protein 18.6-like produces the protein MVSKAIALFFVLASALADTQYQPPTYTYPDTFQQPSSTSPLRTDPYSYQYAVQDVESGNDFSAQESSDGQVVSGSYRVLLPDGRVKVVTYEVEGGSGFVADVKYEGTPHYSVIPQAKYV, from the coding sequence ATGGTTTCAAAGGCAATTGCTCTCTTTTTCGTCCTGGCATCAGCTCTTGCAGACACTCAATACCAACCTCCTACCTATACCTATCCCGATACCTTCCAACAGCCCTCCTCTACATCTCCATTAAGAACCGATCCCTACTCTTACCAATATGCCGTCCAGGATGTAGAATCTGGCAATGACTTTTCAGCTCAAGAGTCATCTGATGGACAAGTTGTCTCGGGATCATACAGAGTACTCCTTCCCGATGGTCGAGTTAAAGTTGTAACTTATGAGGTTGAAGGAGGAAGTGGTTTTGTGGCTGATGTAAAATATGAAGGAACACCTCACTATTCCGTTATTCCACAAGCAAAATATGTCTAA
- the LOC121131228 gene encoding cuticle protein 18.6-like, with protein MVSKAIALFFVLSSALADNQYQPPTYTYPDTFQQPSSTSPLRTDPYSYQYAVQDGPSGNDFSAQESSDGQVVSGSYRVLLPDGRVKVVTYEVEGGSGFVADVKYEGTPYYAVGPQTKY; from the coding sequence ATGGTTTCAAAGGCAATTGCTCTCTTTTTCGTCCTGTCATCAGCTCTTGCCGACAATCAATACCAACCTCCTACCTATACCTATCCCGATACCTTCCAACAACCCTCCTCTACATCTCCATTAAGGACCGATCCTTACTCTTACCAATATGCCGTCCAGGATGGGCCATCTGGTAATGACTTTTCAGCTCAAGAGTCATCTGATGGACAAGTTGTCTCGGGATCATACAGAGTACTTCTTCCCGATGGTCGAGTTAAAGTTGTAACTTATGAGGTTGAAGGAGGAAGTGGTTTTGTGGCTGATGTCAAATATGAAGGAACACCTTACTATGCTGTTGGTccacaaacaaaatattaa
- the LOC121131235 gene encoding cuticle protein 18.6-like: MVSKAIALFFVLSSALADTQYQPPTYTYPDTFQQPSSTSPLRTDPYSYQYAVQDGPSGNDFSALESSDGQVVSGSYRVLLPDGRVKVVTYEVEGGSGFVADVKYEGTPYYAVGPQDKYV, translated from the coding sequence ATGGTTTCAAAGGCAATTGCTCTCTTTTTCGTCTTGTCATCAGCTCTTGCAGACACTCAATACCAACCTCCTACCTATACCTATCCCGATACCTTCCAACAGCCCTCCTCTACATCTCCATTAAGAACCGATCCCTACTCTTACCAATATGCCGTCCAGGATGGACCATCTGGCAATGACTTTTCAGCTCTAGAGTCATCTGATGGACAAGTTGTCTCGGGATCATACAGAGTACTTCTTCCCGATGGTCGAGTTAAAGTTGTAACTTATGAGGTTGAAGGAGGAAGTGGCTTTGTGGCTGATGTCAAATATGAAGGAACACCTTACTATGCTGTTGGTCCACAAGACAAATATGTCTAA
- the LOC121131232 gene encoding cuticle protein 18.6-like, which translates to MVSKAIALFFVLASALADTQYQPPTYTYPDTFQQPSSTSPLRTDPYSYQYAVQDGPSGNDFSAQESSDGQVVSGSYRVLLPDGRVKVVTYEVEGGSGFVADVKYEGTPHYSVIPQAKYV; encoded by the coding sequence ATGGTTTCAAAGGCAATTGCTCTCTTTTTCGTCCTGGCATCAGCTCTTGCAGACACTCAATACCAACCTCCTACCTATACCTATCCCGATACCTTCCAACAGCCCTCCTCTACATCTCCATTAAGGACCGATCCCTACTCTTACCAATATGCCGTCCAGGATGGACCATCTGGAAATGACTTTTCAGCTCAAGAGTCATCTGATGGACAAGTTGTCTCTGGATCATACAGAGTACTTCTTCCCGATGGTCGAGTTAAAGTTGTAACTTATGAGGTTGAAGGAGGAAGTGGTTTTGTGGCTGATGTAAAATATGAAGGAACACCTCACTATTCCGTTATTCCACAAGCAAAATATGTCTAA
- the LOC121131233 gene encoding cuticle protein 19.8-like: MVSKVIVLFLVLGSALAAPQYQSPIYTSTQSPEPYSYQYAVQDAESGNDFSAQESSDGQVVSGSYRVLLPDGRVKDVTYHVEGDSGFVADVKYEETPYHAVGPQAKYV; encoded by the coding sequence ATGGTTTCAAAGGTAATCGTTCTCTTTTTGGTTCTTGGATCTGCTCTTGCAGCTCCTCAATACCAAAGTCCCATCTATACATCTACTCAATCCCCTGAGCCCTACTCATACCAATATGCCGTCCAGGATGCGGAATCTGGAAATGACTTTTCTGCTCAAGAGTCATCTGATGGACAAGTTGTCTCTGGATCCTACAGAGTACTTCTTCCTGATGGTCGTGTTAAAGATGTAACTTATCATGTGGAAGGAGACAGTGGCTTCGTGGCTGATgtcaaatatgaagaaacacCTTACCATGCTGTTGGTCCCCAAGCCAAATATGTTTAA